The DNA sequence ATCAGAATGGGTGAGAAAGCAGGGTGAATGGGTGAAGCTCTTTCCTTTACAAAAACCGACCGCGAAATGAAACCTATGCCAACTACATTATCCAACCACAAGAACATAGATTCTACGACTTTCGTTTTTGAGCCCTAGAAGGGCCATAGGGTCTGAAGGCCTATCGTACCAgcaatattgaaaatttgagttgTCTGGCACAACAGgtctttcaacaattttcatttgaaattccaTTCGTCACTTGATTTCTAGTTTTCAACAAATCTGCTTGTCATGATGACTTCGAGGATGATGTTGCATAAATTTAGATAACATACCAAGCAAGGGAAATggtaaaatattaatattgTTTTGATAAGCACAAACTTGCTTGCTAATGATAAGTGGACACACATCACGATTTCCTATAATTGTTACTCATTTTAGAGATCGTTTATAAAGTATGTCACGCGTGACGTACATTTTGTAAATCTTTCTATCACATTTTAAACCACTCTCGAATGCGTgacatattttgtgaatgATCCCTCGACCAATTTGCAGGATGCAAAAATTGATGTCCTTTACGAGAATAGAGATTACGAAGAATCGAAACGAAAAACCTTTAATTGACGAGTACTTAGGGCCACCGACggacttttatttaaaatttccgTTGTCAATCTTGTTTTGACCTTataaatatcaaaagaaaaattcgtaATTTTAACCTGTTCAAAATCGTCAAATTGTTTCCTCTCACGATATTCCTTATCTGCATTAATAACAGAAAAGCTCGGCTTATCACTATGCTATCTTACCATTAAGATAATGAAGTATTAGGTAAGTTTCATCAACAATATTGTATTTTCGAGTCATGAAGTCTTATAGCCAGTCATTCAAGACAGAGTTGTTTGAAATGGACCGACTAGATGTAGACAAAAAACGAGCAATTGAGCTTGGAATTCGCTATGTGGATATTCACTGGAAATCTGTTATTGAGACTGAAGTCAAAGTCTCAGTATTAAGGTAAGCACAGGCGTTTACCGATTTACTCGTTCCTACTTAATTAACAAATAATTCTCAGTGGTGGATTCAGTAGTCGTTTGTATTTAGTGGAGGATACTTCGACATCCACATCAAATCCGATACGAAAATTTTTGGTTCGTCTATACGGCGGCAAAATGCTCACCGAAGATGATCCACTTAAACCAGAGGGAAGTCAAGTTAAAGAAACTGTGGTATTTTATGCCATTGGTTTAGCGGGATTGGGACCAAAATTGTATGGATCATTTGATGGTGGGCGAGTAGAGCAGTTTATACCTTCACACATGTTACGAGAGGCAGATTACGAACAGAGACCAGAAACCATGTTGGAGCTTGCTAGAAAACTGGCTCGGTTCCATGCATTGGATATGCCCATTTCGCAAGAACGTCATCAAATACTCGATGCATGTGAGTTCTATCTTGAAAAGAGGGACTTTGAACAGTTCCGAAGATTGGCCCATCACACTGGCTTAATGGATGTGAGTACGTTCGAAGACTTCGATGTTAGATCGGAAATTCAGTGGTTGAAGAAATTGGAAAAGCTGGTCAGCGGACGAATTGTCACAATTAGCGGggatttgaacaaaaataatattttggtacGTGACGAACCAGACAAATTTGGCGAAAGAGTGATGATGATCGATTATGAACTTGCCGCACGAGATTATCGTGGTCGTGATATTGGTCAAGTTTTCACTACGAAATTACTGGAGATGAACGATGGAGTCTTTAGTGTGGTCTCTAAATATCCCGATGAGACATGGCGTCGCACATTTGTTACTGAATATTTGAAGCAAACCAAATCACTGAATTACTTTGAATGGGACGAAAAATTGGATAGTGTGGATCATGTGCTGATGGAGggagattttt is a window from the Bradysia coprophila strain Holo2 unplaced genomic scaffold, BU_Bcop_v1 contig_94, whole genome shotgun sequence genome containing:
- the LOC119085414 gene encoding choline/ethanolamine kinase-like, which gives rise to MKSYSQSFKTELFEMDRLDVDKKRAIELGIRYVDIHWKSVIETEVKVSVLSGGFSSRLYLVEDTSTSTSNPIRKFLVRLYGGKMLTEDDPLKPEGSQVKETVVFYAIGLAGLGPKLYGSFDGGRVEQFIPSHMLREADYEQRPETMLELARKLARFHALDMPISQERHQILDACEFYLEKRDFEQFRRLAHHTGLMDVSTFEDFDVRSEIQWLKKLEKLVSGRIVTISGDLNKNNILVRDEPDKFGERVMMIDYELAARDYRGRDIGQVFTTKLLEMNDGVFSVVSKYPDETWRRTFVTEYLKQTKSLNYFEWDEKLDSVDHVLMEGDFFMFHAIHMITGFFVNQKDDSPFYKMPPEMARTMLEFGSFMIDLYHERKTIFIESYGKLLNLSS